One stretch of Prunus persica cultivar Lovell chromosome G1, Prunus_persica_NCBIv2, whole genome shotgun sequence DNA includes these proteins:
- the LOC18788279 gene encoding uncharacterized protein LOC18788279: MPLPLNPQPINTSLPATPLHQPKFKILFVCFPRKTKRKEKKIALQFNSMSNQGYRSQSPTSTLHHKRQSRSICLPACFSSMSNHPFDVLQSEGDYCNNCSRSRSPLPEIKDRCLNLISKISGGARPGRGRRCHGSADFSYDPSSYALNFEDDTSRADDQLPFSARLSASSIPTTSHEKKTSPNQLDEILENQECFVAKAESKGTTSQAGGVASRRRGRSRHSSTSVDFSYEPSSYAMNFEDDVNRDDELISHRRFGGLLAQPSASKMTAAAAAAAAAAGAPPPAKCSTLRPEIAAFS, translated from the coding sequence ATGCCGCTACCACTCAACCCTCAACCTATAAATACCTCACTACCCGCTACCCCTCTCCATCAACCGAAATTCAAAAtcctgtttgtttgttttccgagaaaaaccaaaagaaaagaaaagaaaattgcactccaattcaattcaatgtcGAACCAGGGATATCGATCTCAATCTCCGACGAGCACTCTCCACCACAAGCGCCAATCCAGGTCGATTTGCCTCCCGGCCTGCTTCTCCAGCATGAGCAATCACCCCTTCGACGTTCTCCAGAGCGAGGGCGACTACTGCAACAACTGCAGCAGGTCTCGGTCGCCGTTGCCGGAGATCAAAGACCGGTGCTTGAACCTCATCTCCAAGATCAGTGGCGGAGCAAGGCCCGGAAGAGGGCGGCGCTGCCACGGCTCCGCCGACTTCAGTTACGATCCCTCCAGCTACGCCCTCAACTTCGAAGATGACACCAGCCGCGCCGACGATCAGCTTCCCTTCTCCGCTCGGCTCTCGGCCTCGTCCATCCCTACGACGTCGCACGAGAAAAAGACCAGCCCCAACCAGCTCGACGAAATTCTGGAGAACCAGGAGTGCTTTGTTGCGAAGGCGGAGAGCAAGGGGACGACGAGCCAAGCAGGCGGCGTCGCTTCAAGGAGGCGTGGGAGGAGCCGGCACTCGTCGACTTCGGTCGACTTCAGCTACGAGCCGTCGAGCTACGCGATGAATTTCGAGGACGATGTGAACCGAGACGACGAGCTTATCTCTCACAGGAGGTTCGGCGGACTGCTGGCCCAGCCATCGGCGTCGAAGATgacggcggcggcggcggcggcggcggcggcggcggggGCTCCTCCGCCTGCCAAGTGTTCGACTTTGCGTCCAGAGATTGCTGCGTTTAGCTGA
- the LOC18790083 gene encoding homeobox protein knotted-1-like 3 isoform X1, whose translation MAYHNHLSQQDLPLHHFTDQTQQQHQPFQSDQHDPNSKPTEPHHPFQPAPNWLNTALLRNYTNADANNNHNNSPNNNGGGGASNFLNLHVTASDSTTSQASNQWLSQPHRPILHRNHSDVIDDVTAVAGDSMIAATISHDSADLKPDSSLNKTDIVVESGGGGGDGGMINWQNARHKAEILAHPLYEPLLSAHVACLRIATPVDQLPRIDAQLAQSQNVVAKYSALGHGMVGDDKELDQFMRHYVLLLCSFKEQLQQHVRVHAMEAVMACWEIEQSLQSLTGVSPGEGTGATMSDDEDDQVDSDANLFDGSMEGHDSMGFGPLIPTESERSLMERVRQELKHELKQGYKEKIVDIREEILRKRRAGKLPGDTTSVLKAWWQSHSKWPYPTEEDKARLVQETGLQLKQINNWFINQRKRNWHSNPSTSTVLKSKRKRSNAGENSSDRFG comes from the exons ATGGCATACCACAACCACCTCTCCCAGCAGGACCTTCCTCTCCACCACTTCACAGACCAAACCCAACAACAGCATCAGCCATTTCAATCCGACCAACACGACCCGAACTCCAAGCCCACGGAGCCCCACCACCCATTTCAGCCCGCCCCAAATTGGCTCAACACCGCCCTCCTCCGCAACTACACCAACGCAGACGCCAACAATAACCACAACAACAGCCCAAACAACAACGGCGGCGGCGGCGCTTCCAATTTCCTCAACCTCCACGTCACCGCCTCCGACTCCACCACCTCCCAGGCCTCCAACCAATGGCTCTCACAGCCCCACCGCCCCATCCTCCACCGCAACCATAGCGACGTCATCGATGACGTCACCGCCGTCGCGGGCGACTCCATGATTGCCGCCACCATCTCCCACGACTCCGCCGACCTCAAGCCCGACAGCAGCCTCAACAAGACAGACATCGTCGTGGAgagcggcggcggcggcggagACGGCGGAATGATCAACTGGCAGAACGCAAGGCACAAGGCGGAGATTCTGGCACACCCGCTGTACGAGCCGCTGCTGTCGGCACACGTGGCGTGCCTGCGGATCGCCACGCCGGTGGACCAGCTGCCGAGGATCGACGCCCAGCTGGCTCAGTCGCAGAATGTGGTGGCTAAGTACTCGGCTTTGGGCCACGGCATGGTGGGCGATGATAAGGAGCTTGATCAGTTCATG agGCATTATGTTTTGTTGCTTTGTTCTTTTAAAGAACAACTGCAACAACATGTCCGGGTGCATGCCATGGAAGCAGTGATGGCTTGCTGGGAGATTGAGCAATCACTACAAAGCTTAACAG GAGTTTCCCCCGGTGAAGGCACGGGTGCTACGATGTCTGATGATGAAGACGACCAAGTCGACAGCGATGCAAACTTGTTTGATGGAAGCATGGAGGGTCATGACAGCATGGGATTCGGCCCTCTTATCCCGACAGAGAGCGAAAGGTCGTTGATGGAGCGTGTGAGGCAAGAGTTGAAGCATGAGCTGAAGCAG GGTTACAAGGAGAAAATCGTAGACATACGGGAGGAAATTTTGCGCAAGAGACGAGCTGGAAAGCTTCCTGGTGACACCACCTCTGTGCTAAAAGCTTGGTGGCAATCACATTCAAAGTGGCCATATCCAACT GAGGAAGACAAGGCTAGGTTGGTACAGGAAACTGGTTTGCAATTAAAGCAGATAAACAATTGGTTCATCaatcagaggaagaggaacTGGCACAGCAATCCTTCAACTTCCACAGTTTTGAAGAGCAAACGTAAAAG AAGTAATGCAGGTGAAAACAGCAGTGATCGATTCGGATGA
- the LOC18790083 gene encoding homeobox protein knotted-1-like 3 isoform X2 codes for MAYHNHLSQQDLPLHHFTDQTQQQHQPFQSDQHDPNSKPTEPHHPFQPAPNWLNTALLRNYTNADANNNHNNSPNNNGGGGASNFLNLHVTASDSTTSQASNQWLSQPHRPILHRNHSDVIDDVTAVAGDSMIAATISHDSADLKPDSSLNKTDIVVESGGGGGDGGMINWQNARHKAEILAHPLYEPLLSAHVACLRIATPVDQLPRIDAQLAQSQNVVAKYSALGHGMVGDDKELDQFMRHYVLLLCSFKEQLQQHVRVHAMEAVMACWEIEQSLQSLTGVSPGEGTGATMSDDEDDQVDSDANLFDGSMEGHDSMGFGPLIPTESERSLMERVRQELKHELKQGYKEKIVDIREEILRKRRAGKLPGDTTSVLKAWWQSHSKWPYPTEEDKARLVQETGLQLKQINNWFINQRKRNWHSNPSTSTVLKSKRKSNAGENSSDRFG; via the exons ATGGCATACCACAACCACCTCTCCCAGCAGGACCTTCCTCTCCACCACTTCACAGACCAAACCCAACAACAGCATCAGCCATTTCAATCCGACCAACACGACCCGAACTCCAAGCCCACGGAGCCCCACCACCCATTTCAGCCCGCCCCAAATTGGCTCAACACCGCCCTCCTCCGCAACTACACCAACGCAGACGCCAACAATAACCACAACAACAGCCCAAACAACAACGGCGGCGGCGGCGCTTCCAATTTCCTCAACCTCCACGTCACCGCCTCCGACTCCACCACCTCCCAGGCCTCCAACCAATGGCTCTCACAGCCCCACCGCCCCATCCTCCACCGCAACCATAGCGACGTCATCGATGACGTCACCGCCGTCGCGGGCGACTCCATGATTGCCGCCACCATCTCCCACGACTCCGCCGACCTCAAGCCCGACAGCAGCCTCAACAAGACAGACATCGTCGTGGAgagcggcggcggcggcggagACGGCGGAATGATCAACTGGCAGAACGCAAGGCACAAGGCGGAGATTCTGGCACACCCGCTGTACGAGCCGCTGCTGTCGGCACACGTGGCGTGCCTGCGGATCGCCACGCCGGTGGACCAGCTGCCGAGGATCGACGCCCAGCTGGCTCAGTCGCAGAATGTGGTGGCTAAGTACTCGGCTTTGGGCCACGGCATGGTGGGCGATGATAAGGAGCTTGATCAGTTCATG agGCATTATGTTTTGTTGCTTTGTTCTTTTAAAGAACAACTGCAACAACATGTCCGGGTGCATGCCATGGAAGCAGTGATGGCTTGCTGGGAGATTGAGCAATCACTACAAAGCTTAACAG GAGTTTCCCCCGGTGAAGGCACGGGTGCTACGATGTCTGATGATGAAGACGACCAAGTCGACAGCGATGCAAACTTGTTTGATGGAAGCATGGAGGGTCATGACAGCATGGGATTCGGCCCTCTTATCCCGACAGAGAGCGAAAGGTCGTTGATGGAGCGTGTGAGGCAAGAGTTGAAGCATGAGCTGAAGCAG GGTTACAAGGAGAAAATCGTAGACATACGGGAGGAAATTTTGCGCAAGAGACGAGCTGGAAAGCTTCCTGGTGACACCACCTCTGTGCTAAAAGCTTGGTGGCAATCACATTCAAAGTGGCCATATCCAACT GAGGAAGACAAGGCTAGGTTGGTACAGGAAACTGGTTTGCAATTAAAGCAGATAAACAATTGGTTCATCaatcagaggaagaggaacTGGCACAGCAATCCTTCAACTTCCACAGTTTTGAAGAGCAAACGTAAAAG TAATGCAGGTGAAAACAGCAGTGATCGATTCGGATGA
- the LOC18788643 gene encoding pentatricopeptide repeat-containing protein At1g08070, chloroplastic — protein sequence MKTQGPKSLLALIETCTSLNQLKQIHAKSIISGLSYNHFILTQIANSFLFPQSLNYATRILVQTQEPSIFIYNSMIKAYSQSETPFVALSMYNNMRVRENAVGDQFTYPFVFKACASELAVEKGREVHGVVVRIGFDSDRFLCSSLLNFYGVCGKIESARQVFDEFKAKDVVFWNAMIMGYARNGMALEACEVFREMVKVGEVEANEGAILALISACTVSKNLKLGREIHGYVRKEVTFGLSVKLGAAMVDLYAKCGCLDYAKRVFEGMPEKNSVVWNSLISGYSLNGFSREAIDLFKDMCFWDVKPDRYTISGLLSACAQTGAINLGNWVRKFAEKNGLWDEFIGTSLVDLYAKCGSIEAAREVFDQMDKKTVATWNTILSGYASNGQAGSAIELFDEMRKSGAIPDSITFLSILHACAHAGLVEIGKQYFDSMVKNDKITPKVEHYGCMVDLLGRAALLKEARELIERMDIEPNVIVWGSLFNACSIHGDIEVGEWAADHIFNLEAMDGGSYVLLANMYAAAGRFDRVEAVRQAMVDASFCKLPGCSMIEIGDVVHEFLVADKTHPKSEEIYSVLDELSDKLKTATGSMHLPALAGEHLESS from the coding sequence ATGAAAACTCAGGGACCCAAGTCACTCCTAGCTCTCATAGAAACCTGCACAAGCCTTAATCAACTGAAGCAAATCCATGCCAAATCTATAATCTCAGGCCTTTCCTACAACCATTTCATCCTCACCCAAATCGCCAATTCCTTCCTGTTCCCTCAGTCTCTGAACTACGCCACACGCATCTTGGTTCAAACCCAAGAGCCAAGCATCTTCATTTACAATTCCATGATCAAAGCATATTCTCAATCAGAAACCCCATTTGTTGCTTTATCAATGTATAACAATATGAGGGTACGCGAAAATGCGGTTGGCGACCAGTTCACGTACCCTTTTGTGTTCAAAGCTTGTGCTAGTGAATTGGCTGTGGAGAAAGGGAGGGAGGTTCATGGTGTGGTTGTTAGAATTGGGTTTGATTCGGATAGGTTTTTGTGTAGTTCTTTGCTAAACTTTTATGGGGTTTGCGGAAAAATTGAGAGTGCAAGGCAGGTGTTTGATGAATTTAAGGCGAAGGATGTTGTTTTCTGGAATGCCATGATAATGGGTTATGCGCGAAATGGGATGGCTTTGGAAGCTTGTGAGGTTTTTAGGGAGATGGTGAAAGTGGGAGAGGTTGAGGCCAATGAAGGCGCGATTTTGGCATTGATATCGGCTTGCACGGTATCgaaaaacttgaaacttgGGAGAGAAATTCATGGGTATGTGAGAAAAGAGGTAACTTTTGGGTTAAGTGTGAAACTGGGAGCTGCAATGGTTGACTTGTATGCAAAATGTGGCTGTTTAGATTATGCAAAGAGAGTGTTTGAGGGAATGCCTGAGAAGAATTCTGTGGTGTGGAACTCATTGATAAGTGGTTATTCCCTTAATGGGTTTTCGAGGGAAGCAATTGATCTTTTCAAGGATATGTGTTTTTGGGATGTTAAGCCTGATAGGTACACAATTTCAGGCTTGTTGTCTGCTTGTGCCCAAACCGGAGCTATTAATCTTGGGAATTGGGTTCGGAAATTTGCAGAGAAGAATGGACTTTGGGACGAGTTCATCGGGACCTCTTTGGTAGACCTGTATGCAAAATGCGGTTCTATTGAAGCAGCTAGAGAAGTGTTTGATCAAATGGATAAAAAAACTGTTGCAACATGGAACACTATTCTCTCTGGATATGCGTCAAATGGGCAGGCTGGATCTGCAATAGAGCTCTTTGACGAGATGAGAAAATCAGGTGCTATTCCGGATAGCATAACCTTTCTTTCGATTTTACATGCTTGTGCTCATGCTGGTTTGGTTGAAATAGGCAAGCAATACTTTGATTCGATGGTGAAAAATGATAAGATCACCCCAAAAGTTGAGCATTATGGTTGCATGGTTGATCTTCTTGGCCGTGCTGCACTTCTAAAAGAAGCAAGGGAGCTCATTGAGAGGATGGATATTGAACCAAATGTAATTGTGTGGGGATCACTGTTTAATGCTTGTAGCATTCATGGTGATATTGAGGTGGGAGAGTGGGCAGCTGACCATATTTTCAACTTAGAAGCAATGGATGGGGGTTCCTACGTGTTGTTAGCAAATATGTATGCTGCAGCTGGAAGGTTTGACAGGGTTGAAGCAGTTAGACAGGCAATGGTTGACGCAAGTTTTTGCAAGCTACCTGGATGTAGCATGATTGAGATTGGTGATGTAGTTCATGAGTTTCTTGTTGCTGACAAGACACACCCTAAATCAGAAGAGATCTACTCGGTGTTGGATGAATTAAGCGACAAGCTCAAGACGGCGACAGGCTCCATGCACTTGCCTGCTTTAGCTGGAGAGCATTTGGAAAGTAGCTGA
- the LOC18790282 gene encoding uncharacterized protein LOC18790282 — MANPPEKLASIHEVSTPPEESYDDFDEEEIAPSSSCGCLWGFYFRALRGRSNIGTQRYLLQQQGGDQVKENWLVENAKKVREFSEVLAGPKWKNFIRSFSTIYKKRRVQFQYDLQSYALNFDDGGFDREIEGNSYLHFSNAGYASCPGMNNAKF, encoded by the coding sequence ATGGCAAACCCACCTGAGAAATTGGCCTCAATTCACGAAGTTTCTACACCACCGGAAGAGAGTTATGATGACTTTGATGAGGAAGAAATAgctccatcttcttcttgtggtTGTTTATGgggattttattttagagCACTGCGTGGAAGAAGCAACATTGGAACACAGAGATATCTACTGCAACAACAAGGAGGAGAtcaagtaaaagaaaattggttggtggagaatgcGAAGAAAGTACGAGAGTTTTCGGAGGTTTTGGCAGGACCAAAGTGGAAGAATTTCATCCGCTCCTTCAGTACAATTTACAAGAAAAGAAGGGTGCAATTTCAGTATGATCTGCAAAGCTATGCGCTTAATTTCGACGATGGGGGGTTTGACAGGGAAATAGAGGGTAATTCTTATCTTCATTTTTCGAATGCCGGATATGCATCTTGTCCAGGGATGAACAATGCCAAGTTCTGA
- the LOC18790083 gene encoding homeobox protein knotted-1-like 3 isoform X3 has translation MAYHNHLSQQDLPLHHFTDQTQQQHQPFQSDQHDPNSKPTEPHHPFQPAPNWLNTALLRNYTNADANNNHNNSPNNNGGGGASNFLNLHVTASDSTTSQASNQWLSQPHRPILHRNHSDVIDDVTAVAGDSMIAATISHDSADLKPDSSLNKTDIVVESGGGGGDGGMINWQNARHKAEILAHPLYEPLLSAHVACLRIATPVDQLPRIDAQLAQSQNVVAKYSALGHGMVGDDKELDQFMRHYVLLLCSFKEQLQQHVRVHAMEAVMACWEIEQSLQSLTGVSPGEGTGATMSDDEDDQVDSDANLFDGSMEGHDSMGFGPLIPTESERSLMERVRQELKHELKQGYKEKIVDIREEILRKRRAGKLPGDTTSVLKAWWQSHSKWPYPTEEDKARLVQETGLQLKQINNWFINQRKRNWHSNPSTSTVLKSKRKR, from the exons ATGGCATACCACAACCACCTCTCCCAGCAGGACCTTCCTCTCCACCACTTCACAGACCAAACCCAACAACAGCATCAGCCATTTCAATCCGACCAACACGACCCGAACTCCAAGCCCACGGAGCCCCACCACCCATTTCAGCCCGCCCCAAATTGGCTCAACACCGCCCTCCTCCGCAACTACACCAACGCAGACGCCAACAATAACCACAACAACAGCCCAAACAACAACGGCGGCGGCGGCGCTTCCAATTTCCTCAACCTCCACGTCACCGCCTCCGACTCCACCACCTCCCAGGCCTCCAACCAATGGCTCTCACAGCCCCACCGCCCCATCCTCCACCGCAACCATAGCGACGTCATCGATGACGTCACCGCCGTCGCGGGCGACTCCATGATTGCCGCCACCATCTCCCACGACTCCGCCGACCTCAAGCCCGACAGCAGCCTCAACAAGACAGACATCGTCGTGGAgagcggcggcggcggcggagACGGCGGAATGATCAACTGGCAGAACGCAAGGCACAAGGCGGAGATTCTGGCACACCCGCTGTACGAGCCGCTGCTGTCGGCACACGTGGCGTGCCTGCGGATCGCCACGCCGGTGGACCAGCTGCCGAGGATCGACGCCCAGCTGGCTCAGTCGCAGAATGTGGTGGCTAAGTACTCGGCTTTGGGCCACGGCATGGTGGGCGATGATAAGGAGCTTGATCAGTTCATG agGCATTATGTTTTGTTGCTTTGTTCTTTTAAAGAACAACTGCAACAACATGTCCGGGTGCATGCCATGGAAGCAGTGATGGCTTGCTGGGAGATTGAGCAATCACTACAAAGCTTAACAG GAGTTTCCCCCGGTGAAGGCACGGGTGCTACGATGTCTGATGATGAAGACGACCAAGTCGACAGCGATGCAAACTTGTTTGATGGAAGCATGGAGGGTCATGACAGCATGGGATTCGGCCCTCTTATCCCGACAGAGAGCGAAAGGTCGTTGATGGAGCGTGTGAGGCAAGAGTTGAAGCATGAGCTGAAGCAG GGTTACAAGGAGAAAATCGTAGACATACGGGAGGAAATTTTGCGCAAGAGACGAGCTGGAAAGCTTCCTGGTGACACCACCTCTGTGCTAAAAGCTTGGTGGCAATCACATTCAAAGTGGCCATATCCAACT GAGGAAGACAAGGCTAGGTTGGTACAGGAAACTGGTTTGCAATTAAAGCAGATAAACAATTGGTTCATCaatcagaggaagaggaacTGGCACAGCAATCCTTCAACTTCCACAGTTTTGAAGAGCAAACGTAAAAG GTGA